A single region of the Halobacterium wangiae genome encodes:
- a CDS encoding uracil-DNA glycosylase: MDSMDGLEVTGCTKCEELVESRSQIVNGAGPADADVLFVGEGPGANEDEQGAPFVGRSGSVLDAALADAGLERADVRITNCVRCRPPENRDPTKEELNNCRPYLEREVELVAPEVLVTLGKVPGEHLLGRSVAVTSETGDVERVELGGEPRDVLLCLHPAATLYDASQKEAFRETIEKAATMAGVEGGQSRLGEY; encoded by the coding sequence ATGGACAGCATGGACGGCCTCGAGGTGACCGGGTGCACGAAGTGCGAGGAACTCGTCGAGTCCCGCTCGCAGATCGTCAACGGCGCCGGGCCCGCGGACGCCGACGTCCTGTTCGTCGGCGAGGGGCCGGGCGCCAACGAGGACGAACAGGGCGCACCGTTCGTCGGGCGGAGCGGCAGCGTCCTCGACGCCGCGCTCGCCGACGCCGGCCTCGAACGGGCGGACGTCCGCATCACGAACTGCGTGCGCTGCCGACCGCCCGAGAACCGCGACCCCACGAAGGAGGAGCTGAACAACTGTCGGCCGTACCTCGAACGCGAGGTCGAACTCGTCGCTCCCGAGGTGCTCGTCACGCTCGGGAAGGTGCCGGGCGAACACCTACTCGGACGCAGCGTCGCGGTCACCTCGGAGACGGGCGACGTCGAGCGTGTCGAACTCGGCGGCGAGCCACGGGACGTGTTGCTCTGTCTCCACCCGGCGGCGACGCTGTACGACGCGAGCCAGAAGGAGGCGTTCCGCGAGACCATCGAGAAGGCGGCGACGATGGCTGGAGTCGAGGGTGGACAGTCCCGGCTGGGGGAGTACTAA
- a CDS encoding PhnE/PtxC family ABC transporter permease, with amino-acid sequence MASSDIKRVKDRIERKQRRRRILGALGIFFVAGATALGMRYVGFTVAELIRQFPIWLSFVAEFLNPDFVDFTLASKSQGVSGLDGLWYSLTHPSTIVESAGATQSSGSVLVAAAVMTIIVGFTGTVLGFPLALLLGVLGSERVTPFPFNFIFRGTMSTIRAVPSLVWILIYIPLFGISPKSAIFAIATDTIGNLGRLFTDELEEINDGPIEAISSTGANRPQTVIFGMLSQVSSSFIAWTMYVLEINTRIAISLGVVGAGGLGQYISLKIQFGTPDAYAQAAAGLLMVVLIVISVELLSSRIRARLRPGETQETSFFDAVKGLFDADKWTGRSSD; translated from the coding sequence ATGGCGTCAAGCGACATCAAACGAGTCAAGGACAGGATCGAACGAAAACAGCGCCGACGCCGGATCCTCGGCGCGCTCGGCATCTTCTTCGTGGCGGGGGCGACCGCACTCGGGATGCGGTACGTCGGGTTCACCGTCGCAGAACTGATCCGACAGTTCCCCATCTGGCTGAGTTTCGTCGCCGAGTTCCTCAACCCGGACTTCGTCGACTTCACGCTCGCGTCGAAGAGCCAGGGCGTCAGCGGCCTCGACGGCCTCTGGTACAGTCTCACCCACCCCAGTACCATCGTCGAGAGCGCAGGGGCGACCCAGTCCAGTGGATCGGTGCTCGTCGCGGCAGCCGTCATGACCATCATCGTCGGCTTCACCGGCACCGTGCTGGGATTCCCGCTCGCGCTCCTCCTCGGCGTGCTCGGCTCCGAGCGCGTCACGCCGTTCCCGTTCAACTTCATCTTCCGCGGCACGATGTCGACGATTCGCGCCGTGCCGTCGCTCGTCTGGATCCTCATCTACATCCCGCTGTTCGGTATCAGCCCGAAGTCCGCCATCTTCGCCATCGCGACGGACACCATCGGTAACCTGGGCCGCCTGTTCACGGACGAACTCGAAGAGATCAACGACGGCCCCATCGAGGCCATCAGTTCGACGGGCGCGAACCGCCCGCAGACGGTCATCTTCGGGATGCTTAGTCAGGTCTCGTCGTCGTTCATCGCGTGGACGATGTACGTCCTCGAGATCAACACCCGCATCGCCATCAGCCTCGGCGTCGTGGGCGCCGGCGGTCTCGGCCAGTACATCAGCCTGAAGATCCAGTTCGGCACCCCGGACGCCTACGCGCAGGCGGCCGCCGGCCTGCTGATGGTCGTGCTCATCGTCATCAGCGTCGAACTGCTCTCCTCGCGCATCCGCGCCCGCCTCCGCCCCGGCGAGACCCAGGAGACGTCGTTCTTCGACGCCGTCAAGGGGCTGTTCGACGCCGACAAGTGGACCGGCCGCTCCTCGGATTAG
- a CDS encoding phosphonate ABC transporter ATP-binding protein yields the protein MATVTASGVTKVYGEDTVALNDVSFEIPDGEFVVLLGPSGAGKSTLLRILNGLTQPTEGTLSIGDEVVTGTRSDVAMVFQMHYLVESMSAYRNSLTGALNRTETVDSVLTHYDEPDKEMALNALDTVGLLEEADQRAGSMSGGQQQRVGIARALTQDPGLLLADEPVASLDPRAAQEVMQYLKDAATERDLTSIVSLHQVNIAREFGERFIGLRDGEVVFDGGKEDLTMDVVDRIYYGDGDTTDHGVEHITGN from the coding sequence ATGGCGACAGTAACCGCATCGGGCGTCACCAAGGTCTACGGCGAGGACACGGTGGCGTTGAACGACGTATCATTCGAGATTCCCGACGGCGAGTTCGTGGTCTTGCTCGGGCCGTCGGGCGCGGGAAAATCGACGCTCCTCCGGATTCTCAACGGCCTGACGCAACCGACCGAGGGCACCCTCTCTATCGGCGACGAGGTGGTCACGGGCACCCGTTCGGACGTGGCGATGGTGTTCCAGATGCACTACCTCGTCGAGTCGATGAGCGCGTACCGGAACTCGCTGACGGGCGCTCTGAACCGCACGGAGACGGTCGACAGCGTCCTCACGCACTACGACGAGCCGGACAAGGAGATGGCGCTGAACGCCCTCGACACCGTCGGCCTGCTGGAGGAGGCCGACCAGCGCGCCGGGTCGATGTCCGGCGGGCAACAGCAGCGCGTCGGCATCGCTCGCGCACTCACGCAGGACCCGGGCCTGCTGCTGGCCGACGAACCGGTCGCCAGCCTCGACCCACGGGCCGCCCAGGAAGTGATGCAGTACCTGAAGGACGCCGCGACCGAACGCGACCTGACGTCGATCGTCTCGCTCCACCAGGTGAACATCGCCCGCGAGTTCGGCGAACGGTTCATCGGCCTCCGCGACGGTGAAGTCGTCTTCGACGGCGGGAAAGAAGACCTGACGATGGACGTCGTCGACCGCATCTACTACGGCGACGGCGACACCACCGACCACGGCGTCGAACACATCACGGGGAACTGA
- the phnD gene encoding phosphate/phosphite/phosphonate ABC transporter substrate-binding protein, whose product MDRRKFLKAAGAAGAAGLTAGCLGQFGSQPYVDGDVRFLMSPTEPQDQMTAQYEPVQERLAETIDAVDEVDIKYAANYAATLNALDSGTADVAETGPFAAALGVNSEKADIILQREAYGGWTYKSVIVTREDSDIESLSDLEGETVAFADALSASGSLYPLYMLKDAGLEIPDEPGSPAGANFDPNWSSHASAMEALRNEQAAAAGVGYFIASGDESEYAEGIREVASEDGIPRAPIVVSPKLSDDEKDTITKAFTEASDEMYYGADGEEGTEDDIWFSGVRERGVDTYQPVIDVAQELGYSEDVFGDADE is encoded by the coding sequence ATGGACCGACGAAAGTTCCTCAAGGCGGCCGGCGCAGCGGGTGCCGCTGGTCTCACGGCAGGATGTCTCGGACAGTTCGGTAGTCAGCCGTACGTCGACGGCGACGTCCGCTTCCTGATGTCACCGACCGAACCGCAGGACCAGATGACGGCGCAGTACGAACCCGTCCAGGAACGCCTCGCGGAGACCATCGACGCAGTCGACGAGGTCGACATCAAGTACGCAGCGAACTACGCGGCGACGCTCAACGCCCTCGACTCCGGCACCGCGGACGTCGCGGAGACGGGGCCGTTCGCGGCCGCGCTCGGCGTCAACTCCGAGAAGGCCGACATCATCCTCCAGCGGGAGGCGTACGGCGGCTGGACGTACAAGTCCGTCATCGTCACCCGCGAGGACTCCGACATCGAGTCGCTGTCCGACCTCGAGGGAGAGACGGTCGCGTTCGCCGACGCGCTCTCGGCGTCCGGCTCGCTATACCCCCTGTACATGCTGAAGGACGCTGGCCTCGAGATTCCCGACGAACCCGGCAGCCCGGCAGGCGCGAACTTCGACCCGAACTGGTCGAGCCACGCGTCCGCGATGGAGGCACTCCGCAACGAGCAGGCCGCCGCAGCGGGCGTCGGCTACTTCATCGCCTCGGGCGACGAGAGCGAGTACGCGGAGGGTATCCGAGAGGTCGCCTCCGAGGACGGCATCCCGCGCGCGCCCATCGTCGTGAGCCCGAAGCTCTCGGACGACGAGAAGGACACCATCACGAAGGCGTTCACGGAGGCATCCGACGAGATGTACTACGGTGCCGACGGCGAGGAAGGCACCGAGGACGACATCTGGTTCTCCGGCGTCCGCGAACGCGGCGTCGACACGTACCAGCCCGTCATCGACGTGGCCCAGGAACTGGGCTACAGCGAGGACGTCTTCGGGGACGCCGACGAATAA
- the hisH gene encoding imidazole glycerol phosphate synthase subunit HisH: MSTPPPEQTAASVVVVDYGLGNLRSVTRGLERANADVSVVDDPAALDDADGIVLPGVGAFGDGMENAGPFRDALVDAAAGGRPVFGICLGMQMLLTESEEAERAGQGDARGLDLIPGRNVRFKGDVKVPHMGWNDLDVVRDHPLVEGVDGEYAYFVHSYYAELDSDDHAVTETEYGTRFPSIVANDEGNVFGTQFHPEKSGETGLRILRNFVDICAEQ; this comes from the coding sequence ATGAGTACGCCGCCACCCGAGCAGACGGCCGCGTCCGTCGTCGTCGTGGACTACGGCCTCGGGAACCTCCGCAGCGTCACGCGCGGGCTGGAGCGCGCGAACGCCGACGTCTCCGTCGTCGACGACCCGGCCGCCCTCGACGACGCGGACGGCATCGTCCTGCCGGGCGTCGGCGCGTTCGGCGACGGGATGGAGAACGCCGGCCCGTTCCGGGACGCGCTCGTCGACGCCGCCGCGGGCGGCCGCCCGGTGTTCGGCATCTGTCTCGGGATGCAGATGCTGCTGACCGAGAGCGAGGAGGCCGAGCGCGCGGGACAGGGCGACGCTCGCGGCCTCGACCTGATTCCGGGGCGCAACGTCCGCTTCAAGGGCGACGTGAAGGTTCCCCACATGGGCTGGAACGACCTGGACGTCGTTCGCGACCACCCGCTGGTCGAGGGCGTCGACGGCGAGTACGCCTACTTCGTCCACTCCTACTACGCCGAACTGGACAGCGACGACCACGCTGTCACGGAGACGGAGTACGGTACGCGGTTCCCCTCCATCGTTGCCAACGACGAGGGCAACGTCTTCGGCACGCAGTTCCACCCCGAGAAGTCCGGCGAGACCGGACTCCGGATCCTCCGGAACTTCGTGGACATCTGCGCCGAGCAGTAA
- a CDS encoding SWIM zinc finger family protein, whose translation MPEVDDWRASLAAEGELTAPITERLLAEHGDRGQRAIEAASEGRVKQYNDFTVVVGHEDEYIIEDGGCTCRDSQYNLAADEFCWHALAVDVAEGVEEVDHHDMFYSEVRDFL comes from the coding sequence GTGCCCGAGGTCGACGACTGGCGGGCGTCACTCGCCGCCGAAGGCGAACTCACCGCCCCCATCACCGAGCGTCTCCTCGCCGAACACGGAGACCGCGGCCAGCGAGCCATCGAAGCCGCCAGCGAGGGCCGCGTCAAACAGTACAACGACTTCACCGTCGTCGTCGGCCACGAAGACGAGTACATCATCGAGGACGGCGGCTGCACCTGTCGCGACAGCCAGTACAACCTCGCGGCCGACGAGTTCTGCTGGCACGCTCTCGCCGTCGACGTCGCCGAAGGCGTCGAGGAGGTCGACCACCACGACATGTTCTACAGCGAAGTCCGGGATTTCCTCTAA
- the aceA gene encoding isocitrate lyase produces MTDDTDYTRRDLDNPAGREFREKIDEQEYVFAPGLYHALDARLAEMAGLDAAYMSGYSTVLGQFGLPDLEMVSMTEMVENAKRIVDATDLPVVADCDTGYGGIHNVRRAVREYEKAGVAAVHIEDQTTPKRCGHIAGKQIVSREKARARFEAAVDARQSEDTVVIARTDAYGSANGDWEEHLERGRIYADAGVDIVWPEMPDPSREDAVEYAETIHETHPDLDLAFNYSSSFAWSEQDDPLTFSELGGLGYNYIFVTLYALHSGAHAVYEDMANVQENAEQAQFDLEDRYLGHETESHHELSQVSRYQDIETEFDPEARRRIENSEGFSEDDADPITAQETGDDD; encoded by the coding sequence ATGACTGACGACACCGACTACACGCGACGAGACCTCGACAACCCCGCGGGCCGTGAGTTCCGCGAGAAAATCGACGAACAGGAGTACGTGTTCGCCCCCGGCCTCTACCACGCGCTGGACGCCCGCCTCGCCGAGATGGCGGGCCTCGACGCCGCGTACATGAGCGGCTACTCGACGGTGCTCGGCCAGTTCGGCCTCCCGGACCTCGAGATGGTGTCGATGACGGAGATGGTCGAGAACGCCAAGCGCATCGTCGACGCCACCGACCTCCCCGTCGTCGCGGACTGCGACACGGGCTACGGCGGCATCCACAACGTCCGGCGGGCCGTCCGGGAGTACGAGAAGGCGGGCGTCGCCGCCGTCCACATCGAGGACCAGACGACGCCCAAGCGCTGTGGGCACATCGCTGGCAAGCAGATCGTCTCCCGGGAGAAGGCCCGCGCGCGCTTCGAGGCCGCAGTGGACGCCAGACAGAGCGAGGACACGGTCGTTATCGCGCGCACGGACGCCTACGGCTCCGCGAACGGCGACTGGGAGGAACACCTCGAACGCGGCCGCATCTACGCCGACGCCGGCGTCGACATCGTCTGGCCCGAGATGCCCGACCCCTCCCGCGAGGACGCCGTCGAGTACGCCGAGACCATCCACGAGACCCACCCGGACCTCGACCTCGCGTTCAACTACTCGTCGTCGTTCGCGTGGAGCGAACAGGACGACCCGCTGACGTTCTCCGAACTCGGCGGCCTCGGCTACAACTACATCTTCGTGACGCTGTACGCGCTCCACTCGGGCGCCCACGCCGTCTACGAGGACATGGCGAACGTCCAGGAGAACGCCGAGCAGGCGCAGTTCGACCTCGAGGACCGCTACCTCGGCCACGAGACGGAGAGCCACCACGAACTCTCCCAGGTGTCCCGGTACCAGGACATCGAGACGGAGTTCGACCCGGAGGCCCGCCGGCGCATCGAGAACTCCGAGGGGTTCTCCGAGGACGACGCCGACCCCATCACGGCCCAGGAAACCGGAGACGATGACTGA
- the aceB gene encoding malate synthase AceB, whose product MTDPTARHYDREFVRTFFTSPTAVEGEDDSAKLLRRAAQLRGMQAPDVWVPDNEDATAPSMRDEGVENVVDVVAEHGADFPGEIHPRIVWHRDDPQTRYRGFQHALDIADPQNGASEYIDGFVIPEVGGVDDWKKADECLTIVEHEHGLDPRSLSMSVIVESGEAELAMGDLREEIGKSENNLERLFLLVDGEVDYTKDMRAMTPTGELPPWPELRHNTSRGASAAGLVAVDGPYDDIRDVEGYRERMRENRAKGMTGIWSLTPTQVEVANTAPLPPESGRWLLDVDGESVELDPEDGRQVYRGNALSLEATGEDQYVLRVGGDERTLDGDELHEKLLDRTSYVPSMDDIVDSMEAFETAKESGKGAIAMTQSTTLAVGDVEVDLSRDRMWDEATYQAAQTPITLFQDVYEHRSDQHEELEERYGADVVERATNVGG is encoded by the coding sequence ATGACTGACCCGACCGCGCGCCACTACGACCGCGAGTTCGTCCGGACGTTCTTCACGTCCCCGACCGCCGTGGAGGGCGAGGACGACTCCGCGAAGCTGCTCCGCCGGGCCGCCCAGCTCCGCGGCATGCAGGCGCCGGACGTCTGGGTGCCGGACAACGAGGACGCCACCGCCCCCTCGATGCGCGACGAAGGGGTAGAGAACGTCGTCGACGTCGTCGCCGAGCACGGCGCCGACTTCCCGGGCGAGATCCACCCCCGCATCGTCTGGCACCGCGACGACCCCCAGACCCGCTACCGCGGGTTCCAACACGCTCTCGACATCGCCGACCCCCAGAACGGCGCCAGTGAGTACATCGACGGCTTCGTGATTCCGGAGGTCGGTGGCGTCGACGACTGGAAGAAGGCCGACGAGTGCCTCACCATCGTCGAGCACGAACACGGCCTCGACCCCCGCTCGCTCTCGATGTCCGTCATCGTCGAGAGCGGGGAAGCCGAACTCGCGATGGGCGACCTCCGCGAGGAGATCGGCAAGTCCGAGAACAACCTCGAACGCCTGTTCCTCCTCGTCGACGGCGAGGTCGACTACACGAAGGACATGCGCGCGATGACGCCGACCGGCGAACTCCCACCGTGGCCCGAACTGCGGCACAACACGTCTCGGGGCGCCAGCGCCGCCGGCCTCGTCGCCGTCGACGGCCCCTACGACGACATCCGGGACGTCGAGGGCTACCGCGAGCGCATGCGGGAGAACCGCGCGAAGGGGATGACCGGCATCTGGTCGCTCACCCCGACCCAGGTCGAGGTGGCGAACACCGCACCGCTCCCGCCCGAGTCCGGGCGCTGGTTGCTCGACGTCGACGGCGAGTCGGTCGAACTCGACCCCGAGGACGGCCGCCAGGTCTACCGCGGGAACGCACTCTCCCTCGAAGCGACCGGCGAGGACCAGTACGTCCTCCGGGTCGGTGGCGACGAGCGAACACTCGACGGCGACGAACTCCACGAGAAACTGCTCGACCGCACGTCCTACGTCCCGAGCATGGACGACATCGTGGACTCGATGGAGGCGTTCGAGACCGCCAAGGAGTCCGGGAAGGGCGCCATCGCGATGACGCAGTCGACGACGCTCGCCGTCGGCGACGTCGAAGTCGACCTGAGCCGGGACCGGATGTGGGACGAAGCCACCTACCAGGCCGCCCAGACGCCCATCACGCTGTTCCAAGACGTCTACGAACACCGGTCCGACCAGCACGAAGAACTCGAAGAACGGTACGGTGCGGACGTCGTCGAACGCGCCACGAACGTCGGCGGCTGA
- a CDS encoding tRNA (guanine(26)-N(2))-dimethyltransferase: MLVEEGGVTVEVPGESGGGEGADDGVFFNPTQELNRDVTVATLAAYREREPRATTYLDAMAASGIRGVRAAANGWDATLADLDPDAVELARANLARNGLDGEVVERNVNSLLYDDDRFFDIVDVDPFGTPIPFADAAFANARNLVCITATDTAPLCGAHFESGVRKYGAVPRNTEYHAEMGLRVLLSALARTAARYDVGVTPVLSHVSDHYVRTYLDLSHRATDANSAIDELGYVYHCQQCLHREHEDGLIADPRDECPHCGGDQVLSAGPLWLGPAHDEAFVASVREQVTDEMGTAKRARKLLDTVEGELHEPTHFDQHRLYRQWSEPAIGMDEFLDELTDAGLAASRTHFGGTTFKTDGTLADVEAAVR, from the coding sequence ATGCTCGTCGAGGAGGGCGGCGTCACGGTCGAGGTTCCAGGGGAGTCCGGCGGCGGCGAGGGCGCCGACGACGGCGTGTTCTTCAACCCGACTCAGGAGCTCAACCGGGACGTGACGGTCGCGACGCTGGCGGCGTACCGGGAGCGCGAGCCACGCGCGACCACCTACCTCGACGCGATGGCGGCCAGCGGCATCCGGGGCGTCCGGGCGGCCGCGAACGGCTGGGACGCGACGCTCGCCGACCTCGACCCGGACGCCGTGGAACTCGCACGGGCGAACCTCGCGCGAAACGGCCTCGACGGCGAGGTCGTCGAGCGGAACGTCAACAGCCTCCTGTACGACGACGACCGGTTCTTCGACATCGTGGACGTCGACCCGTTCGGGACGCCGATCCCGTTCGCGGACGCGGCGTTCGCCAACGCCCGGAACCTCGTCTGCATCACGGCGACGGACACTGCCCCGCTCTGCGGTGCGCACTTCGAGTCCGGCGTGCGGAAGTACGGAGCAGTCCCGCGGAATACGGAGTACCACGCGGAGATGGGGCTGCGGGTGTTGCTGTCGGCGCTCGCGCGCACCGCGGCGCGCTACGACGTCGGCGTCACGCCCGTCCTGAGCCACGTCAGCGACCACTACGTGCGGACGTACCTCGACCTCTCCCACCGCGCGACGGACGCCAACAGCGCTATCGACGAACTCGGGTACGTCTACCACTGCCAGCAGTGTCTCCACCGCGAACACGAGGACGGCCTGATCGCCGACCCGCGCGACGAGTGCCCACACTGCGGCGGCGACCAGGTGCTGTCCGCCGGCCCGCTGTGGCTCGGTCCCGCCCACGACGAGGCGTTCGTGGCGAGTGTGCGCGAGCAGGTCACCGACGAGATGGGGACGGCGAAGCGCGCCCGGAAGCTCCTCGACACCGTCGAGGGCGAACTCCACGAACCAACGCACTTCGACCAGCACCGCCTCTACAGGCAGTGGTCCGAACCCGCGATCGGGATGGACGAGTTCCTCGACGAACTGACAGACGCCGGCCTCGCGGCCTCCCGGACGCACTTCGGGGGGACGACGTTCAAGACCGACGGGACGCTCGCCGACGTCGAGGCCGCCGTCCGCTGA
- a CDS encoding YihY/virulence factor BrkB family protein, producing the protein MTRLRNAIGLLKQMVRTARDEQVTFLSAAVAYYAFVSIVPLLLLGVAVGTAVGGEALVDAVVGNLDQFLTDTGQDVVRDALTSARGQVSATAAGLALLMWSGLKLFRGLDVAFSRIYGVQAIESLPKQVTDATVVLATIAVAVVASVGIGFLVPSLGVVAYVNVATVTTLFVSLSLVFLPAYYVFPNVPMTVRQAVPGATFAALGWTALSQSFRVYTGYVGGMEVYGFLGAALLLVTWLYVGAIIITLGAVLNAVLSGRTDDDDESARPPPEEAPDIAELGAEVEAMRAELDAKTVSKQDLESDLKRYVRARMRRGHARGWGPYLVLLYGTAMTIGAFVYLGGGWAILAMVVVWLSTLGLYTLMVLFGLGANAIGLPGRLADRVRSWRS; encoded by the coding sequence GTGACCCGACTCCGGAACGCCATCGGTCTCCTGAAGCAGATGGTCCGGACGGCGCGCGACGAACAGGTGACGTTCCTCTCGGCCGCCGTCGCGTACTACGCGTTCGTCTCTATCGTCCCCCTGCTGTTGCTCGGCGTCGCCGTCGGCACCGCCGTCGGCGGGGAGGCGCTCGTCGACGCCGTCGTCGGGAACCTCGACCAGTTCCTCACCGACACCGGACAGGACGTCGTCCGCGACGCGCTGACGAGCGCCCGCGGACAGGTGAGCGCGACGGCCGCCGGGCTCGCCCTGTTGATGTGGTCCGGGCTGAAACTGTTCCGCGGCCTCGACGTGGCGTTCTCCCGGATCTACGGCGTCCAGGCTATCGAGTCGCTCCCGAAGCAGGTGACCGACGCCACCGTCGTGCTCGCCACCATCGCGGTGGCCGTCGTCGCCTCCGTCGGCATCGGCTTCCTCGTCCCGTCGCTCGGCGTCGTCGCGTACGTGAACGTCGCCACGGTGACGACGCTGTTCGTCTCGCTGTCGCTCGTCTTCCTGCCGGCCTACTACGTCTTTCCGAACGTCCCGATGACAGTTCGGCAGGCAGTCCCCGGGGCGACGTTCGCGGCCCTCGGGTGGACGGCCCTCTCCCAGTCCTTCCGCGTCTACACCGGGTACGTCGGGGGGATGGAGGTGTACGGCTTCCTCGGCGCGGCGCTGCTGCTGGTGACCTGGCTCTACGTTGGCGCCATAATTATCACCCTCGGTGCAGTATTGAATGCTGTGTTGTCGGGACGAACTGACGACGACGACGAATCCGCCCGCCCGCCCCCCGAGGAGGCGCCCGACATCGCCGAACTCGGCGCCGAAGTCGAGGCGATGCGCGCGGAGCTGGACGCGAAGACCGTGAGCAAGCAGGACCTCGAGAGCGACCTGAAGCGGTACGTCCGCGCCCGGATGCGCCGCGGGCACGCCCGGGGCTGGGGGCCGTACCTCGTGTTGCTGTACGGCACGGCGATGACCATCGGCGCGTTCGTCTACCTCGGCGGTGGCTGGGCGATCCTGGCGATGGTCGTCGTCTGGCTCTCCACCCTCGGCCTCTACACGCTGATGGTGCTGTTCGGCCTCGGCGCGAACGCCATCGGCCTCCCGGGTCGCCTCGCCGACCGCGTGCGTTCGTGGCGATCATGA
- a CDS encoding phosphatase PAP2 family protein, translating to MTGRGIGVAEAIAGSVPGSLVVVLAVLTFLGSTWLITTLGPAVYLFGPRRGLLSRRDGARLLAVSIGALALVVLLKGLFDVARPPETVMLIAEEGNGFPSGHATGAAAFYGGLAALVGVGTRVRRLLAAAGMVAFVSFTRLALGVHYLVDVVAGAALGAAFVGVLLALTRRRVGYGFGVAFVTAVAAVVLVGPHHDAMAALGGTAGVLVGWWLVTERDALERPVRTVPTLVALALLGSAAAATLALDAPIPAVVAAHVAAGVGFVGLPALQKVSRYRSSSQSETSTR from the coding sequence ATGACCGGGCGCGGAATCGGCGTGGCCGAGGCGATCGCCGGGAGCGTTCCAGGCTCGCTCGTCGTCGTGCTGGCCGTGCTCACCTTCCTCGGGAGCACCTGGCTCATCACGACACTCGGGCCCGCCGTCTACCTCTTCGGCCCGCGCCGCGGGCTGCTCTCGAGACGCGACGGCGCGCGCCTGCTCGCGGTGAGCATCGGCGCGCTCGCGCTCGTCGTCCTCCTGAAGGGGCTGTTCGACGTGGCGCGACCACCGGAGACGGTGATGCTGATCGCCGAGGAGGGCAACGGCTTCCCGAGCGGACACGCGACGGGGGCGGCGGCGTTCTACGGGGGACTCGCAGCGCTCGTCGGCGTCGGTACGCGCGTCCGACGGCTGCTGGCCGCGGCCGGGATGGTCGCCTTCGTCTCGTTCACGCGACTCGCGCTCGGCGTCCACTACCTCGTGGACGTGGTGGCTGGCGCCGCGCTCGGCGCCGCGTTCGTCGGCGTCCTACTCGCACTCACCCGTCGCCGCGTCGGCTACGGGTTCGGCGTCGCGTTCGTCACCGCGGTCGCCGCCGTCGTTCTCGTCGGGCCACACCACGACGCGATGGCCGCGCTCGGCGGGACGGCCGGTGTCCTCGTCGGCTGGTGGCTGGTCACCGAGCGTGACGCGCTCGAACGACCCGTACGCACGGTGCCGACGCTCGTGGCGCTGGCGCTGCTGGGCAGTGCGGCGGCAGCCACGCTGGCGCTCGACGCCCCGATTCCGGCAGTCGTGGCCGCCCACGTCGCCGCCGGAGTCGGGTTCGTCGGTCTGCCCGCGCTTCAGAAGGTCTCGAGGTACCGGTCGAGTTCCCAGTCGGAGACGTCGACGCGGTAG